Genomic window (Marinobacter fonticola):
CCCTGGTGAGCAGAGGATTGCGGGCCACTGGAAGATCCGCGACCAAGGGCGTGCAGCCGATCGCTGGCTGTCTGAGGTGGTGCGCTGGACCTGGCGAGTCAAGCTCTCAACTCATTTGGAAACTGAGCTGGTTTCTCAAGTGCGCGAAGCCGCCGAAGCTGAGGCGATTCAGGTTTTCGCGAACAATATCAAGGATTTGCTGTTGCTGGCTCCGGCGGGACCACGACCGACATTGGGGCTGGACCCGGGGCTGCGCACCGGTGTGAAAGTGGCTGTCATCGATGGCACCGGCCAAGTGACCGGTCACGGCGCTATCTTCCCTCATGCGCCGCAGAACAAGTGGGACCCGTCCATCGAGCAATTGGCCAAGTGGTGCCGCGAGCACAAAATCGAGCTGATCGCCATCGGCAACGGTACGGCTTCCCGTGAAACCGAGAAACTGGCTGCAGACCTGATCAAACGCTACCCCGAGCTGAATCTCGCGCGTATCGTGGTTAACGAATCCGGTGCGTCCATCTATTCCGCCTCTGAATTTGCCAGTCGCGAGTTGCCGGATCTGGATGTCACCATTCGTGGTGCCGTGTCCATTGCCCGGCGTTTACAGGATCCGCTGGCCGAGCTGGTGAAAATCGAACCCAAGTCCATTGGTGTCGGTCAGTACCAGCATGACGTGTCACAGGTTCAGCTCGCCCGAAGCCTGGATGCGGTGGTGGAGGACTGTGTCAACGGCGTGGGTGTGGATCTCAATACCGCGTCAGTGCCGCTGCTATCGCGAGTGGCCGGCTTGAATCAGGTCACCGCCCAGAATATCGTCGATTTCCGCAACCAGAACGGTGTCTTTCGCAATCGCAAGCAATTGCTGGATGTGCCTCGCTTGGGAGCCAAGACCTACGAGCAGGCGGCCGGTTTCCTGCGCATTGCCGGTGGAGAAAATCCGCTGGACCGGTCTTCCGTACATCCGGAGGCGTACGGTATTGTCAAAGCGATTGCCAAGGATAGTGGCCGTTCGGTGGATCAGATTGTCGGCGATACCGCATTTCTGCGTGGCCTCGATCCCAAGCGTTACGTCAACGACAAGTTTGGTCTGCCAACGGTGCAGGACATTATCGCGGAACTTGAAAAACCCGGCCGCGACCCCAGACCTGAGTTCCGTTTCGCCAGTTTTGAAGAGGGTGTGGAAACCCTGAACGATCTCAAGCCAGGCATGGTCCTTGAAGGCAGCGTCACCAATGTCACCAATTTTGGAGCGTTCGTGGATATAGGCGTCCACCAGGATGGCTTGGTGCATATCTCGGCGCTGTCCAGCCAGTTCGTGAAAGATCCACGCGAAGTGGTCAAGGCCGGTGATATCGTTAAGGTTAAAGTTATGGAAGTGGATGTTGCGCGTAAGCGGATTGGTCTGTCCATGCGTATGGACGACCAGCCAGGTGAAACCAATGCCGGCCGCGGTGAACGTTCCCGGGCTGGCGGCGACCGGCCGCGTGGCGGGCAGGCTCAACCTGGCAAAGGGCGCGCATCGCAGAAGGCGCCCCAGGGCGCTATGGCGGGGGCACTGGCCCAAGCGTTGGCCTCGTCGCGCAAGAACGGCCGTTGATACATTGACAACCCGCCGCCGGCATCCGTAAGGCATCGGCGGCATCGTACCAGGAGTCTGATCATGGGCGAGTCCCGCAGGGCATTATTCCAGCAGTTCGCTGCAAAGGACTGGGCCGGTTTCCGTAAGGGGCTGGAAAAGGAAGGACTGCGGGTCGATCGCAACGGGTTTATCGCCCAGACGCCGCACCCGGAGGCGCTAGGCTCTGCACTGACGCACTCGCAGATCACGACCGATTATTCCGAAGCGTTGCTGGAGTTGATTACGCCGGTGTGTAACAGCACGGAGGAACTGCTGACCTCCCTGCGCAATACCCATCGCTTCGTTCAGTCTCGGCTCGGCGATGAGGTACTCTGGTCACCGAGCATGCCCTGCCGTCTGGATGGCGATCCCAGCATTCGTATCGCCGAATATGGCTCGTCTAACAGTGGCCGCCTGCGCCATGTCTATCGCCGTGGCTTGGCGGTGCGCTACGGGCGTATGATGCAGAGCATTGCGGGTGTGCACTACAACTTTTCGCTACCGGATCACTTCTGGGAGTCCTGGCAGCAACTATTGGGCGACACACGCTCGTTGCAGGACTTCAAGTCCGAGCAATATTTTTGGCTGATCCGTAATTTCCGCCGTCGCAGCTGGCTGCTGATGCTGCTGTTTGGCGCGTCGCCAGCGTTGGACGCGAGCTTCGTTAACGGCGTCTCTCACCGCCTTAACCGATTCTCCGAAGATACCTGGTTCGGTGACGCCGCCACGTCCTTGCGTATGGGCGACCTGGGCTACCACAACAACGCCCAATCCTCGCTGGATATCTGTTTTAACGAACTGCGCACCTATACCGATACGCTTTATCGCGCTATCCACACCCCCTGGCCTCCCTACGAGAAAATCGGCCTCAAAAACGGCCAGGGCGAGCACTTGCAGATCAACACCAATGTTCTGCAAATCGAGAATGAGTACTACAGCGCCATGCGGCCCAAACGATCGACCGAGCGCGGTGAGAAGCCCATCCAGGCGCTCAAGAGTCGCGGCGTGGAATATGTCGAGGTACGCTGCCTGGACCTCGACCCCTTCGAACCGCTGGGTATCGGTGCGCAACAGGTTGATTTTCTCGATGTTTTCTTGCTGGACTGTCTGTTGAGCGATAGCGAAGTGATTGGTGATGCCGAGTGCGAACGGCTTGATGGCAGTTACAAAGACGTCGTTTCCCAGGGGCGTCAGGACGATCTAAAGATCTGTTTCAATGGCAAGCATACGCTCGTTCGGGATGCAGCCCTGCAAACGTTGGATCGCCTTTCTGAATTGGCGTCGCTGCTGGACGGTTTGAACGGCGCCGAGCGGGTGTATGAGAAGGCGTTGGAGGCGCAGCGTCAGGCGATCTTCCAGCCGGGCCTTATCCGCTCGGGCCGCGTAATGGCGGCCATGCAGGAAGCCGGCGAGGGCCACCTGGCGTGGAGCATGGCGCAATCCCGTAAGCATCAGGCGATGCTTCGCGAGGATGCACTGGATGCCGACACGGAGGCGGCGTTCGTGGAGATGGCCGCCGATTCTATTGCCGAACAGGATACCTTGGAGAAGAACGATCACATGACGTTCGATGACTATCTTCAGGCCTATTTGCGTGCTTGATCACATCGTTTAGAACGTTGGCGGACTTGTCGCACAAAAATTAAACAGCCGCTTGTCCGGAACGGGAGTGCCTGTTAATTTTTGTTACAGGTTCCGGAAAGTTTGGGCGTCTTTCTTAATGGCTCCCTGAGTCCGGCATACGATTCCTTTTGGATGGCGCGAGGGAGAGTCGTCATGGCCAGGGATATTAAGCTCGGCTGGGATGTGGATTCGCTCAATAAAGCGTACCGTCAGGGTTATATGGCAGCGGTGATGGGCATGTCACGCGAGCGCTGCCCGTATCGCGGGGACGTTGTGGTCGCTGCCTGGGAAGCCGGTTGGGAGGATGGTCAGCCGGTTTTGCACAGGGCGCAACCAGGACTCAATGATCGTATCGCCTGAACGGCCTAGTGTGCCTTTCCATTAGTCTAGCCCTCTACCCGTCTAGCTCTCTACCTCTTTGCGAGCTGGCTGCCCCTTCACGGCCTAGCTCTTCAAGACCTATCTCTTCACGACTTATCGCTGTACGACGAAGGACGTGAAAAGCACATCCTGGATGGTCGTCCCTGTCTGCTCCTGTTCGAGAACCTGATTGAACTGCTCCAGTGCCTGAGTTCGGAGACTTTCCTGGCCCTGAGGGGTGGAGAGTTCCTCCCGGTTCTGATTGCCCAGCAGCATGACCATCTCATGGCGCAGTCTCGGCGCGTGATTCGTGACAGCGGTTTCCGCATCCGCCGAGGTCACGCGCAGGGTAACTTCCGCCTTGACGTAACTCAGTCTGCCGCCGGACTGCCCGATGTTGGTGACAAACGCAGGCTTCATCTCGACATAGATCGACGGCGTGGCCTCGGCCTGCTCTTCTGCCGCCTCATCGGTGTCTTCTTCCTCGGCGTGCAGGGTATGATGGCTGAGGCCGGCCAGAACCAAGCTGGTGGCAAAGACGAGACGGCGTAACATCATGGGCTTGCAGTTCTCCTTCATATCCTGTTTTATCGCCGAAGGCAGCGCACCCCATTGAATGTGCGGCCTTTATGGGGTGTCAGAATAGCAGGCCTGCACTTCGGCATGCTATTGGGTGCAGCAATAAAGTGCGGCCGGCGGGGAAACCGAGTAGATCGAGCCCGGTCTACTAGTGCACTAGTGACCTTTAACACGCGTGCCCTTTGATACCCTTGTGCTGCCGTACTGGCGAGTGACTTCAATCTATTAAGGATGCCCATGTCCCGACGTCTTGTGTTTTTGCTGATTTTTCTCGTTTGTGCGGCTTTGATGGCCGTTGCCTTCTACATGGAATACGTCATGGGGTTGGAGCCATGCCCGCTCTGCTGGCTACAGCGGATGGCTATTTCCGCAGTGGGGATCCTGGCACTGATCGCGGCTCTACATAACCCCCAAGGCTGGGGCGGGCGTATCTATGGCCTGTTGCTGGCGGTATGCTCCGCTATTGGCGCGGCTCTGGCGGGCCGTCAGCTTTGGCTTCAGAGCCTGCCTGAGGATCAGGTGCCGGCCTGTGGCCCATCGGTGGATTACCTGCTCGACGTCATGCCTATTCTGGACGTGTTCCGCATTGCACTGCAGGGAACTGGCGACTGCGCCAAGGTGGCGTGGACTTTCCTCGGGCTGAGCATCCCTGGCTGGACTGCGATCTTTTTTGCGCTGCTTCTGGTTGTCGGCATCGCCATTGCGTTTGGTGCTTTTGGTCGTCAGCGGAATGGATGAGGTTCATTGACCGTTTGGCGCGAGGAAAAAGGCTCGTCCGGACTGGAGCCGATGGCGTAACTTCCGTACGATAACAACAATAAGACTGAGCACCGAGGAGGATACATGCTCGACAATGTGCAGAGTGCCCGGGAACGCTGGGGTGGGGTTAGCGATCTGATCGACCGGTGGCTGCGCGAGCGGCAAGACATGATCGTGAAATTCTGCGACATCAGCGGTATCGCGGACTTTAGCGATACCGAAGGTGTTCAGGCGCGTTTTATCCGATTCTGCGAGGTTCTGGTCGATTATGTATCGGCGGGTCACTTCGAAATTTACGAGCAGCTCATCCGTGAAGCCAAGGAATTCGACGATGGCGGACTGGATATGATGGCCCGGGTTTATCCTAAGATCGAGGCTACCACTGAAGGGGCGCTCTCCTTCAATGATCGCCTGAGCGCCGAATCGATGACCGAAGCGCAGCTCAAGGCGTTGATGGAGCCGCTGTCGGACCTGGGAGAGCAACTGGAAACCCGGTTTTCGCTGGAAGATTTCCTGATAGAGCACCTCCACAACGTGCACGCGGAAAAGGTTATGGAGTCTTCGCCCTCGGTCTGACACACGGATTGGTGGAAGCGCAGTTGCGGAACAGAAACTTTATCGAAACAGAGCCGCTCTCCTGAAAAAGCCACGACCTCGAAACAGTAGATACGAAAGAGACAAAAAAAGAGCCGGCAGTTGCCGGCTCTTTTGCGTTGCGGGAGTGGCTTATTCGCCCTGTTCGCCGCCGGATTGACCCTCGGTTGGGTTTACTTCAAGCAACTCCACATCGAAAATCAGGGTCTCGTTGGGCCCGATAGAGCGGTTGCCGCCCGGCCCATAGGCCAGGTCCGCCGGAATGAAGAGCTTGTAACGAGCGCCTTCTTCCATCAGCTGCAGGCCTTCAGTCCAGCCCGGAATCACCTGAGAGAGCTGGAAGGTGACCGGTTCGCCACGCTCGCGGGAGCTGTCGAAGACCTCGCCGTTGAGCAGTTCGCCCGTGTAGTGGACGGTCACGCTGTCCGAGGCTTCGGGCTTGGCCCCATCGCCTTCTTCGAGTACTTCGTACTGGAGGCCAGAGTCTGTGGTCTCGACGTCGTCGCGCTTAGCGTTCTTCTCTAGGAAAGCGTCGCCTTTCTTTTTGTTTTCCTCGGCCATCTCCTGGATCTTGGCCATTTGCTCTTCCTGCATCTGCTTCTGGTACTGCTGCAGGGCCGCCTGGATTTCTTCGCGAGACATTTGGGGTGCGTCACCGCCGGTGTGGCCGTCCTGAATACCCTGGAGGAACTGTTCCATTTGCAGGTTGGGCAGGTCATTCTTCATGCGTTCGCCCAATACCAGCCCCATGCCGTAGCTGACTTTCTGGTCCTGAGACTCCAGTGCAGGTTCGGCAGAAGCCGTGACGACACCGAAGGCTGTGGCGGTTACGGCGCCTGCCAGTGCGATCGAAATCAGGGATTTTTTCATGGAGTATCCTTTGCTTTTAGGAGATTCCGAAGCGGTCGCTCATACACCAAGCGGGTTTCGAGGTCGGGTTCGGCTGACTCCGGATGCATTTATTGGGAAACCTCTGAGCGAGTCCATTGGCCAATGCGATCGCTCACCGTGTAGGACATCGACAATAGGCTCGTTCAGAGGTTCCTCGGAAGGGCAAAGGTAACGCTTTTGGCGACAGTGTGCCAATGACTGAACTTTAAGGAATATGCCGCACGGCTCAAAAGCGCCCGAACTGTGAGTCAGTTCAGGGCGTGGCCGCGTTCGGCATGCGCTCGAAATAGCCGGAGCTCAGGGAGTAGGGTGCTGCGTAAGGCGATTCCCACTCAGGCTCGGTCACAATTTCAGGCTCGGCGTTAATGCGCGTGCTGGATGGATCGACGGCGAGAGCGTTCCAGCTTCCCCGGGACGGCGGTTTATCGGCATAGTGCCAACTGCCTTCGGAGTCCTGCCATTTGAACACGATATCCGGACCATCATCGGGTACGGGATTGGGCACCACCGCTTCAAATGAAGGGGGTGGTTCTGACGGCTCGGAGCTCGATGCCTCCGGTGCTGTCGGATCGTTAATGCCCACCAACATCAGAGCGATAAGCAGACCCAGCGCGGGAAACGCGAGTTTGAAGGCCCAACGGACCAGCTTCATTGGGAGTTGCTCCCTTGTTTGCAACGAGTAGGCGCAGCAGGATCGGCGTGTTGCAGAGCGTTAGAAAATCGATTCATGCCGTCTTCGAATACAGATAGATTTCCCCCGTTCGGGGCCGCAGCGCGCAGGTTACGGATTAACAAGGTTTCATTATAGCCCGAAAATCTGGACACATTATGAAAGCGTTGACGAAAACTC
Coding sequences:
- the rsd gene encoding sigma D regulator, producing MLDNVQSARERWGGVSDLIDRWLRERQDMIVKFCDISGIADFSDTEGVQARFIRFCEVLVDYVSAGHFEIYEQLIREAKEFDDGGLDMMARVYPKIEATTEGALSFNDRLSAESMTEAQLKALMEPLSDLGEQLETRFSLEDFLIEHLHNVHAEKVMESSPSV
- the rmf gene encoding ribosome modulation factor, whose translation is MARDIKLGWDVDSLNKAYRQGYMAAVMGMSRERCPYRGDVVVAAWEAGWEDGQPVLHRAQPGLNDRIA
- a CDS encoding flagellar basal body-associated FliL family protein — translated: MMLRRLVFATSLVLAGLSHHTLHAEEEDTDEAAEEQAEATPSIYVEMKPAFVTNIGQSGGRLSYVKAEVTLRVTSADAETAVTNHAPRLRHEMVMLLGNQNREELSTPQGQESLRTQALEQFNQVLEQEQTGTTIQDVLFTSFVVQR
- a CDS encoding disulfide bond formation protein B, which gives rise to MSRRLVFLLIFLVCAALMAVAFYMEYVMGLEPCPLCWLQRMAISAVGILALIAALHNPQGWGGRIYGLLLAVCSAIGAALAGRQLWLQSLPEDQVPACGPSVDYLLDVMPILDVFRIALQGTGDCAKVAWTFLGLSIPGWTAIFFALLLVVGIAIAFGAFGRQRNG
- a CDS encoding FKBP-type peptidyl-prolyl cis-trans isomerase, translating into MKKSLISIALAGAVTATAFGVVTASAEPALESQDQKVSYGMGLVLGERMKNDLPNLQMEQFLQGIQDGHTGGDAPQMSREEIQAALQQYQKQMQEEQMAKIQEMAEENKKKGDAFLEKNAKRDDVETTDSGLQYEVLEEGDGAKPEASDSVTVHYTGELLNGEVFDSSRERGEPVTFQLSQVIPGWTEGLQLMEEGARYKLFIPADLAYGPGGNRSIGPNETLIFDVELLEVNPTEGQSGGEQGE
- a CDS encoding DUF4124 domain-containing protein; the protein is MKLVRWAFKLAFPALGLLIALMLVGINDPTAPEASSSEPSEPPPSFEAVVPNPVPDDGPDIVFKWQDSEGSWHYADKPPSRGSWNALAVDPSSTRINAEPEIVTEPEWESPYAAPYSLSSGYFERMPNAATP
- a CDS encoding Tex family protein translates to MNSIFQRIADELGVRQQQVSATVELLDEGATVPFIARYRKEVTGSLDDIQLRALEERLRYLRELEDRRKTILGSIDEQGKLTDELRESIETADTKNRLEDLYLPYKPKRRTKAQIAREAGLEPLADALYGDPTQDPETLAGEYINKDAGVEDAKAALDGAKFILMERFAEDAELLGQLRDFLWEQGTLKVSVVAGKENEGAKFRDYFEHSEPLKKVPSHRALAILRGRNEGILNYSIVIGDGEDDRTKASPGEQRIAGHWKIRDQGRAADRWLSEVVRWTWRVKLSTHLETELVSQVREAAEAEAIQVFANNIKDLLLLAPAGPRPTLGLDPGLRTGVKVAVIDGTGQVTGHGAIFPHAPQNKWDPSIEQLAKWCREHKIELIAIGNGTASRETEKLAADLIKRYPELNLARIVVNESGASIYSASEFASRELPDLDVTIRGAVSIARRLQDPLAELVKIEPKSIGVGQYQHDVSQVQLARSLDAVVEDCVNGVGVDLNTASVPLLSRVAGLNQVTAQNIVDFRNQNGVFRNRKQLLDVPRLGAKTYEQAAGFLRIAGGENPLDRSSVHPEAYGIVKAIAKDSGRSVDQIVGDTAFLRGLDPKRYVNDKFGLPTVQDIIAELEKPGRDPRPEFRFASFEEGVETLNDLKPGMVLEGSVTNVTNFGAFVDIGVHQDGLVHISALSSQFVKDPREVVKAGDIVKVKVMEVDVARKRIGLSMRMDDQPGETNAGRGERSRAGGDRPRGGQAQPGKGRASQKAPQGAMAGALAQALASSRKNGR
- the gshA gene encoding glutamate--cysteine ligase, translated to MGESRRALFQQFAAKDWAGFRKGLEKEGLRVDRNGFIAQTPHPEALGSALTHSQITTDYSEALLELITPVCNSTEELLTSLRNTHRFVQSRLGDEVLWSPSMPCRLDGDPSIRIAEYGSSNSGRLRHVYRRGLAVRYGRMMQSIAGVHYNFSLPDHFWESWQQLLGDTRSLQDFKSEQYFWLIRNFRRRSWLLMLLFGASPALDASFVNGVSHRLNRFSEDTWFGDAATSLRMGDLGYHNNAQSSLDICFNELRTYTDTLYRAIHTPWPPYEKIGLKNGQGEHLQINTNVLQIENEYYSAMRPKRSTERGEKPIQALKSRGVEYVEVRCLDLDPFEPLGIGAQQVDFLDVFLLDCLLSDSEVIGDAECERLDGSYKDVVSQGRQDDLKICFNGKHTLVRDAALQTLDRLSELASLLDGLNGAERVYEKALEAQRQAIFQPGLIRSGRVMAAMQEAGEGHLAWSMAQSRKHQAMLREDALDADTEAAFVEMAADSIAEQDTLEKNDHMTFDDYLQAYLRA